In one Pseudomonas purpurea genomic region, the following are encoded:
- a CDS encoding DUF5677 domain-containing protein gives MEIILAFWDRLLENSNSICLLLDNDFINEAMVIHRLSIEHFSVIVGLVEGKTSLEDLKNKDLTDLPKQARGVQRGDEKNLSLTPENREILKDFVSQMDAAPAQASGTSVYNLLDSCGLDSVYINYRLYSIRAAHATLLSGISSGDFAEKAKLITDAISLLDLTNAFARKYESKTTE, from the coding sequence TTGGAAATTATTTTGGCATTCTGGGATAGGCTTTTAGAGAACAGCAATTCAATATGTTTGCTGTTAGATAATGATTTTATAAACGAGGCAATGGTAATCCACCGCTTATCGATTGAGCACTTTAGTGTCATCGTTGGTTTGGTGGAAGGCAAAACGTCCCTTGAAGACTTAAAAAACAAGGACCTCACAGACCTGCCTAAACAAGCTCGGGGGGTACAGAGAGGGGACGAAAAAAATTTAAGCCTGACTCCAGAAAATCGTGAGATTTTGAAGGATTTCGTAAGCCAGATGGACGCAGCACCCGCACAGGCATCTGGAACCAGCGTTTACAATCTGCTTGACTCCTGTGGTTTGGACTCCGTGTATATCAACTATCGTCTGTATTCCATTCGAGCAGCACATGCGACCCTATTGTCTGGCATCAGTTCGGGCGATTTTGCCGAAAAAGCCAAGCTGATAACCGACGCAATAAGCCTTTTGGATTTAACCAATGCATTTGCCCGTAAATATGAAAGTAAGACAACGGAGTAA
- a CDS encoding integrase domain-containing protein, whose product MGLVGRREGRNFGYGRQLSYAGLQALKDLFGGEHYGTVKAHSDRWQTFVRWCRSEDGPGINDARQIDRQTLLDYAEHLRHLVERSDLAIATAQNRLSSINRTLAALRGDQYVKVPSPSKALGMRRTSVRRSVPQGQDREHVKRVVEVLCAHQQPRAAAIAQLARATGMRLREAILADLPRLKREAEQYGKINIQDGTKGGRSGASAPRWIRADDHIREALKFAEQVSPDGSRNLLAPNETYLDFQGRIVRPARDILHQYNLKGFHELRAAYACERYEQITHHPAPINGGHCYQLDRRLDQEARVQISYELGHNRIVVVAAYIGGRA is encoded by the coding sequence ATGGGATTGGTCGGTAGACGGGAGGGGCGTAATTTTGGCTATGGCCGGCAATTGAGCTATGCCGGGCTGCAGGCACTGAAAGACCTGTTTGGCGGTGAGCATTACGGGACGGTCAAAGCACACAGTGATCGTTGGCAGACGTTCGTGCGCTGGTGTCGGTCGGAGGACGGCCCGGGAATTAATGATGCACGGCAGATAGATCGGCAGACCTTGCTGGATTACGCGGAGCATCTGCGTCACTTGGTTGAGCGCAGCGATCTCGCCATCGCCACTGCGCAAAACCGATTATCCAGCATCAATCGGACCCTGGCAGCGCTTCGCGGTGATCAGTATGTGAAAGTACCGAGTCCGAGCAAGGCGCTAGGAATGCGGCGCACCAGTGTTCGTCGTTCGGTGCCGCAAGGCCAAGACCGCGAACATGTGAAGAGGGTCGTAGAGGTGCTTTGCGCACACCAGCAGCCGCGTGCCGCGGCCATCGCTCAATTAGCGCGAGCCACCGGCATGCGCTTACGTGAGGCCATTTTGGCCGACCTTCCGCGCTTAAAACGTGAGGCCGAACAATACGGCAAGATCAACATCCAGGATGGCACCAAGGGGGGCCGCTCAGGTGCCTCGGCACCTCGCTGGATCAGGGCGGATGATCATATTCGCGAGGCGCTGAAATTCGCCGAACAGGTCTCACCCGACGGTAGCCGCAACCTACTTGCACCGAACGAAACCTACCTCGATTTCCAAGGGAGAATCGTCCGTCCTGCACGGGACATCCTCCATCAGTACAACCTCAAAGGCTTCCACGAATTGCGGGCAGCCTATGCGTGCGAACGCTATGAGCAAATCACCCACCATCCCGCCCCCATCAACGGTGGCCATTGCTATCAACTCGACCGACGTCTCGATCAGGAAGCCCGAGTACAAATCAGCTATGAGCTGGGGCACAACCGTATCGTCGTGGTGGCCGCTTACATTGGTGGTCGCGCATGA
- a CDS encoding integrase arm-type DNA-binding domain-containing protein — protein sequence MPRLAIPLSDLQCRTAKTRERAYKLFDGGGMYLFVKPNGVKTWRLKYTKPNGKEGTLIIGNYPIVTLSVARRKRDEAKALLLDNLDPMEEKKKAKIVAQRAALLFETVALEWHADMSRRWTEGHAKTVMSRLRTHVFPLIGQRPIAELDTHDLLEITQRIKERGTMDVALRVQNYLSTIMRGAKRARQITMNPALDLAGSLHSPRTVHRPALSLNRLPELLHRIDNYNGRELTRLAVLLTLHVFVRSSELRFARWSEFDLQRAMWEIPDTRAPIEGVRNSTRGTKMNGDIQMVPLSPQVIEILERLRSLSRFSELVLPGDHKYWKPMSENTVNTMLRNVGYDTSKDVCGHGFRTMACSALLESGLWTDAAIERQMSHKERNRVRAAYIHKAEFLEQRRLIMAWWSNYIDANRHGHVTPHEFAHPVGDNITALKNSRGASKRG from the coding sequence ATGCCACGTCTAGCGATCCCCCTCAGCGACCTGCAATGCCGCACGGCCAAAACCCGCGAACGCGCCTACAAACTGTTCGACGGCGGCGGCATGTACCTTTTCGTCAAACCCAATGGCGTGAAGACCTGGCGCTTGAAGTACACCAAGCCCAACGGCAAGGAAGGTACGCTCATCATCGGCAATTACCCCATCGTTACCCTTTCCGTCGCACGGCGTAAGCGAGACGAAGCCAAGGCATTGCTGCTCGACAACCTCGACCCAATGGAAGAAAAGAAGAAGGCCAAGATCGTAGCCCAGCGGGCGGCACTGCTTTTCGAAACCGTTGCTCTGGAGTGGCACGCCGACATGTCCCGTCGCTGGACCGAAGGACACGCAAAAACCGTGATGAGCCGACTGCGTACCCACGTCTTCCCGCTGATCGGCCAACGACCCATCGCTGAACTCGATACCCATGACCTGCTAGAAATCACCCAGCGCATCAAGGAACGCGGCACCATGGATGTGGCGTTAAGGGTACAGAACTACTTATCCACCATCATGCGCGGGGCCAAAAGGGCTCGGCAGATCACCATGAATCCCGCTCTAGATCTGGCAGGCTCGCTTCACTCGCCGCGCACAGTCCATCGCCCGGCCCTCTCTCTCAACCGCCTACCCGAACTGCTGCACCGTATCGACAACTACAACGGCCGCGAACTGACGCGCCTCGCCGTCCTGTTGACGTTGCATGTATTCGTCCGCTCCAGCGAACTGCGCTTCGCTCGATGGAGTGAGTTCGACCTCCAACGCGCCATGTGGGAAATCCCCGATACACGCGCACCGATTGAAGGGGTACGCAACTCCACGCGCGGGACCAAGATGAACGGCGACATTCAAATGGTTCCGCTATCGCCGCAGGTCATCGAAATACTGGAGCGCCTGCGCAGCCTCAGTCGCTTTTCAGAGTTGGTGCTACCGGGCGACCACAAGTACTGGAAGCCCATGTCCGAGAACACGGTGAACACCATGCTCCGCAACGTCGGCTATGACACCAGCAAGGACGTGTGCGGCCACGGCTTCAGGACCATGGCCTGTAGCGCCCTGCTTGAGTCCGGGTTATGGACCGACGCAGCCATCGAAAGACAAATGAGCCACAAGGAACGCAACCGTGTGCGCGCCGCGTATATCCACAAAGCTGAATTTCTGGAGCAGCGCCGGCTGATCATGGCGTGGTGGAGCAACTACATTGATGCCAACCGCCATGGGCATGTGACACCCCACGAATTCGCTCACCCAGTCGGCGACAACATCACGGCCCTAAAAAATAGCCGTGGCGCATCCAAACGTGGGTAA
- a CDS encoding methyltransferase, with the protein MPARGVDRPVLAGEQLLARFTALDEFLTEHQALWRPRPFTHRHLPWEESHPELANWLRQRSLEDAENSHNHPEQLPAPAPFPALAAQAFALSTVGDLPVHALEPSTRRLNVDVPGRKWQQIEAFAACLTFSTAPRHWLDWCSGKGHLGRRLLQPGQQLTCLEFDPALIASGQALSQHHHLAVNHHQQDVMAADAAARLNANHTPVALHACGDLHVRLMQLASAAGCEQLAIAPCCYNRISTREYQPLSVAAKASGLELSLDDLALPLSETVTAGARVRRQRDASMARRLAFDLLQRQLRGTDDYLPTPSLPSSWLTKPFADYCRDLAVLKNLSTVGEHDWSALESAGWQRLAQVRNLELLRGLFRRPLELWLVLDRALLLEEKGYNVRLGQFCEAPLTPRNLMLLAERR; encoded by the coding sequence ATGCCTGCCAGGGGCGTTGACCGACCGGTGCTGGCGGGCGAGCAATTGCTCGCCCGCTTCACGGCACTGGACGAATTCCTGACCGAGCATCAAGCCCTGTGGCGCCCGCGCCCATTCACCCATCGGCACCTGCCATGGGAAGAAAGCCACCCGGAACTGGCGAACTGGCTACGCCAACGGTCGCTGGAAGACGCAGAAAACAGCCACAACCACCCCGAACAACTGCCCGCTCCTGCGCCTTTTCCGGCACTGGCAGCGCAAGCCTTTGCGCTCAGCACTGTAGGCGATCTTCCCGTTCATGCACTTGAACCTTCGACCCGGCGCCTTAACGTCGACGTACCCGGCCGCAAATGGCAGCAGATCGAAGCCTTCGCCGCTTGCCTGACGTTCTCTACAGCGCCCCGGCACTGGCTCGACTGGTGCTCAGGCAAAGGGCATTTGGGCCGACGCCTGTTGCAACCCGGCCAGCAACTGACGTGCCTGGAGTTCGACCCGGCACTGATCGCCAGCGGCCAGGCACTCAGCCAGCACCATCACCTCGCGGTGAACCATCACCAGCAAGACGTGATGGCCGCCGATGCGGCTGCGCGCCTGAATGCCAACCACACGCCAGTCGCCCTGCACGCCTGCGGCGACCTGCATGTGCGGCTGATGCAACTGGCCAGCGCGGCAGGTTGTGAACAACTGGCCATCGCACCCTGCTGCTACAACCGCATCAGTACCCGCGAGTATCAACCGCTGTCAGTCGCGGCCAAGGCCTCTGGCCTGGAGCTTTCGCTGGATGATCTGGCGCTGCCGCTGAGCGAGACCGTCACCGCGGGCGCTCGTGTCAGACGTCAGCGCGATGCGTCCATGGCCCGGCGCCTGGCCTTCGACCTGCTGCAACGGCAACTGCGCGGCACTGACGACTACCTGCCAACCCCATCGCTGCCCAGCAGTTGGCTGACCAAACCCTTTGCCGACTACTGTCGCGATCTGGCGGTGCTGAAAAACTTATCCACAGTCGGCGAACATGACTGGTCAGCGCTGGAATCCGCAGGCTGGCAACGCCTGGCACAGGTCCGCAACCTGGAACTGCTGCGCGGTTTGTTCCGTCGGCCGCTGGAGTTGTGGCTGGTGCTGGATCGGGCGCTGTTACTGGAAGAAAAAGGCTACAACGTTCGCCTTGGGCAGTTCTGTGAAGCACCGTTGACGCCACGCAACCTGATGCTGTTGGCCGAGCGCCGATAG
- a CDS encoding ABC transporter permease, with protein MNWEVIIKWLPKLAQGATLTLELVAIAVILGLLLAIPLGIARSSKLWYVRALPYAYIFFFRGTPLLVQLFLVYYGLAQFDAVRASAMWPYLRDPFWCATATMTLHTAAYIAEILRGAIQAIPPGEIEAARALGMSRPKALFYIILPRAARIGLPAYSNEVILMLKASALASTVTLLELTGMARTIIARTYLPVEIFFAAGMFYLLMAYVLVRGFKLLERWLRVDACQGR; from the coding sequence ATGAACTGGGAAGTCATTATCAAGTGGCTGCCGAAACTGGCCCAGGGCGCGACCCTGACGCTGGAACTGGTGGCCATTGCGGTCATCCTCGGCCTGCTGCTGGCCATTCCGCTGGGCATCGCCCGCTCGTCGAAGCTCTGGTACGTGCGCGCCCTGCCTTATGCGTACATTTTCTTCTTCCGTGGCACGCCGTTGCTGGTTCAGCTGTTCCTGGTCTATTACGGCCTCGCGCAGTTCGACGCTGTCCGCGCGAGCGCGATGTGGCCGTACCTGCGCGATCCGTTCTGGTGCGCCACCGCCACCATGACCCTGCACACGGCGGCCTACATTGCCGAGATCCTGCGCGGGGCGATCCAGGCCATTCCACCGGGCGAAATCGAAGCTGCCCGGGCACTGGGCATGTCGCGGCCAAAAGCGCTGTTCTACATCATCCTGCCGCGCGCCGCGCGCATCGGCCTGCCAGCCTACAGCAACGAAGTGATCCTGATGCTCAAGGCCAGCGCCCTGGCCAGCACCGTGACCCTGCTGGAACTGACCGGCATGGCCCGCACCATCATCGCCCGGACCTACCTGCCGGTAGAGATCTTCTTCGCCGCAGGCATGTTCTACCTGCTGATGGCCTACGTGCTGGTGCGTGGCTTCAAACTGCTGGAGCGCTGGTTGCGCGTCGATGCCTGCCAGGGGCGTTGA
- a CDS encoding ABC transporter permease, which translates to MIIDLYGFGPALAAGALMTVKLALTALCLGLVLGLLGALAKTSPYKPLQWLGGTYSTLVRGIPELLWVLLIYFGTVNLMRALGEFFGNPDLALNAFAAGVIALGLCFGAYATEVFRGAILAIPKGHREAGMALGLSKWRIFTRLIMPQMWRIALPGLGNLFMILMKDTALVSVIGLEEIMRHAQNGVTMTKQPFTFYMVAAFMYLGLTVLAMTGMHLLEKRAARGFARSTQ; encoded by the coding sequence ATGATTATCGATCTCTACGGATTCGGCCCGGCGCTCGCCGCTGGTGCGCTGATGACCGTCAAACTGGCGCTCACGGCCTTGTGCCTGGGGCTGGTGCTCGGTCTGCTCGGCGCCTTGGCCAAGACTTCCCCGTACAAGCCGCTGCAATGGCTTGGCGGCACCTACTCGACCCTGGTTCGAGGCATCCCGGAATTGCTCTGGGTGCTGCTGATCTACTTCGGCACGGTCAACCTGATGCGTGCCCTGGGCGAGTTTTTCGGCAATCCCGACCTGGCACTCAACGCCTTCGCCGCTGGCGTGATCGCGCTGGGCCTGTGCTTCGGCGCCTACGCCACGGAAGTGTTCCGCGGGGCAATCCTGGCAATCCCCAAGGGCCACCGTGAAGCGGGCATGGCGCTGGGTCTGTCTAAGTGGCGGATTTTCACCCGGCTGATCATGCCGCAGATGTGGCGCATTGCTCTGCCGGGGCTGGGCAACCTGTTCATGATCCTGATGAAGGACACCGCACTGGTGTCGGTGATTGGCCTGGAAGAAATCATGCGTCATGCCCAGAACGGCGTGACCATGACCAAGCAACCGTTCACCTTCTACATGGTCGCGGCCTTCATGTACCTGGGCCTGACGGTGCTGGCCATGACCGGCATGCACCTGCTTGAAAAACGCGCCGCTCGCGGCTTCGCGAGGAGCACGCAATGA
- a CDS encoding ABC transporter substrate-binding protein, protein MQTYKKFLLAAAATLVFSANAMAAEKLKMGIEAAYPPFNNKDASGQVVGFDKDIGDALCAKMKVECEVVTSDWDGIIPALNAKKFNFLISSLSITDERKQAVDFTDPYYSNKLQFIAPKNVDLKTDKDSLKGKVIGTQRATLAGTWLEDTYGDDITIKLYDTQENAYLDLTSGRVDAILADKYANYDWLKSDAGKNYEFKGDPVVESDKIGIAVRKGDDKLRNDLNVALKEIVADGTYKKINDKYFPFSIY, encoded by the coding sequence ATGCAGACTTACAAGAAATTCCTCCTGGCTGCGGCCGCCACCCTGGTGTTCTCGGCCAACGCCATGGCTGCCGAAAAACTGAAGATGGGCATCGAAGCGGCCTACCCGCCGTTCAACAACAAAGATGCCAGCGGCCAGGTGGTCGGTTTCGACAAGGACATCGGCGACGCCCTGTGCGCCAAGATGAAAGTCGAATGCGAAGTCGTGACCTCCGATTGGGACGGCATCATCCCGGCGCTGAATGCCAAGAAATTCAACTTCCTGATCTCTTCCCTGTCGATTACCGACGAACGCAAGCAGGCCGTTGATTTCACCGATCCGTACTACTCCAACAAGCTGCAGTTCATTGCGCCGAAGAACGTCGACCTCAAAACCGACAAGGATTCGCTCAAAGGCAAGGTAATCGGCACCCAGCGCGCCACCCTGGCTGGCACCTGGCTGGAAGATACCTACGGTGACGACATCACCATCAAGCTGTACGACACCCAGGAAAACGCCTACCTGGACCTGACATCCGGTCGCGTCGACGCCATCCTCGCGGACAAGTACGCCAACTACGACTGGCTGAAAAGCGACGCCGGCAAGAACTACGAGTTCAAGGGCGACCCGGTGGTGGAAAGCGACAAGATCGGCATCGCCGTGCGCAAGGGCGACGACAAACTGCGTAATGACCTGAACGTCGCGCTGAAAGAAATCGTCGCTGATGGCACCTACAAGAAGATCAACGACAAGTACTTCCCGTTCAGCATCTATTGA
- a CDS encoding ABC transporter ATP-binding protein, with the protein MAEATPALEIRNLHKRYGQLEVLKGVSLTARDGDVISILGSSGSGKSTFLRCINLLENPNQGQILVAGEELKLKPAKNGELVAADGKQINRLRSEIGFVFQNFNLWPHMSVLDNIIEAPRRVLGQSKRDAIETAEALLAKVGIADKRHAYPAQLSGGQQQRAAIARTLAMQPKVILFDEPTSALDPEMVQEVLNVIRALAEEGRTMLLVTHEMGFARQVSSEVVFLHQGLVEEQGSPQQVFDNPLSARCKQFMSSNR; encoded by the coding sequence ATGGCTGAGGCCACGCCCGCGCTTGAAATCCGCAACTTGCACAAACGCTACGGCCAGCTTGAGGTGCTCAAAGGCGTCTCGCTGACCGCCCGCGACGGCGATGTGATCTCGATCCTGGGTTCCTCCGGTTCCGGCAAGTCCACGTTCCTTCGTTGCATCAACCTGTTGGAAAACCCGAACCAGGGACAGATCCTGGTGGCCGGCGAAGAGCTCAAGCTCAAGCCTGCAAAAAACGGTGAACTGGTTGCCGCCGACGGCAAACAGATCAACCGCCTGCGCAGCGAGATCGGTTTTGTGTTTCAAAACTTTAATCTCTGGCCGCACATGAGCGTGCTCGACAACATCATCGAGGCGCCGCGCCGGGTGCTCGGCCAGAGCAAGCGCGATGCCATCGAAACCGCAGAAGCCTTGCTGGCCAAGGTCGGCATCGCCGACAAGCGCCACGCCTACCCGGCACAACTCTCCGGCGGCCAGCAACAACGCGCCGCCATCGCCCGCACGCTGGCGATGCAACCCAAGGTCATTCTGTTCGACGAGCCCACCTCAGCGCTTGACCCGGAAATGGTTCAGGAAGTACTTAATGTGATCCGCGCCCTGGCCGAAGAAGGCCGGACCATGCTGCTGGTGACCCATGAGATGGGCTTTGCCCGCCAGGTGTCCAGCGAAGTGGTGTTCCTCCACCAAGGCCTGGTCGAGGAACAGGGATCGCCACAGCAGGTGTTCGATAACCCGCTTTCGGCGCGCTGCAAACAATTCATGTCCAGCAACCGCTAA
- a CDS encoding alpha/beta fold hydrolase — MNVPITPSRTPPLPAQAEEPRPTFGPSESFREPAADGVVLGGFTWRHPRHADDRPVVIINAATSVRCRHYSRFADYLFANGFDVIAYDYRGIGESRPASLRGFKASWSDWGALDFEAILQRAIREYPGQPIDVVGHSFGGCAAGLAASGHVIRRLVTVGAQFAYWRDYASASRWRMFIKWHLFMPLMTKGYGYFPGKRLGWLEDTPAGVVYDWSTPAARYEQRPSGRVIAAKPQGLPFTAVTAQALAISLSDDPYGTVSAIERLLGYFTASANTHLRITPEDIGEVEVGHFAFFRSPYQATLWPIALSWLQNGELHPGTPGRLVPRSAPT; from the coding sequence ATGAACGTGCCGATCACACCCTCCCGGACACCACCGCTGCCTGCTCAGGCTGAAGAGCCACGACCAACCTTCGGTCCGAGCGAATCATTCCGAGAGCCCGCTGCCGATGGGGTTGTGCTCGGCGGCTTCACCTGGCGTCATCCACGGCACGCTGACGACCGCCCGGTCGTCATTATCAACGCGGCCACCTCCGTACGCTGCCGGCATTACTCTCGCTTTGCCGATTACCTGTTTGCCAATGGCTTCGACGTCATCGCCTATGACTACCGGGGCATCGGCGAATCCCGCCCCGCCTCCTTGCGCGGGTTCAAGGCCTCTTGGTCAGACTGGGGCGCACTGGATTTCGAGGCCATCCTGCAACGGGCCATCCGGGAGTATCCCGGCCAGCCGATCGACGTGGTCGGCCATAGTTTTGGCGGCTGCGCAGCAGGGCTGGCCGCTTCCGGGCACGTGATCCGACGCCTGGTCACCGTGGGCGCGCAATTCGCTTACTGGCGAGACTACGCCTCGGCCAGCCGCTGGCGGATGTTCATCAAGTGGCACCTGTTCATGCCGCTCATGACGAAAGGCTACGGCTACTTTCCCGGCAAACGTCTGGGCTGGCTCGAAGACACGCCCGCCGGTGTCGTCTACGACTGGAGCACCCCGGCCGCCCGCTACGAACAACGCCCCAGCGGTCGCGTCATCGCCGCGAAACCTCAAGGCTTGCCGTTCACTGCGGTCACCGCGCAAGCCCTGGCCATCAGCCTCAGCGACGATCCTTACGGCACTGTTTCCGCCATCGAGCGCTTGCTCGGCTACTTCACCGCCAGTGCCAACACCCACCTGCGAATCACCCCCGAAGACATCGGCGAAGTGGAAGTCGGACATTTCGCCTTTTTTCGCAGCCCGTACCAAGCCACACTATGGCCCATTGCATTGTCCTGGCTACAGAACGGCGAACTGCACCCCGGCACACCCGGACGGTTAGTGCCCCGCAGCGCCCCGACCTGA
- a CDS encoding carboxypeptidase regulatory-like domain-containing protein has product MKSFNALAFSTGLAAALAVWPSSILLAASPSQEPIDMSVVQLEPQQQNGISYLSGGIGLDESRAIQQAKGYNLHLTFSTGPANEYVPDVDVMIQNMQGHSVLALNQVGPIVYVNLPAGRYNVTATRNGQPEQSSVTLVGGTIRDVNAHWKDAK; this is encoded by the coding sequence ATGAAGTCCTTTAACGCATTGGCATTTTCCACCGGGCTGGCGGCGGCACTGGCGGTGTGGCCTTCCTCGATTTTGCTGGCGGCCAGCCCGAGCCAGGAGCCGATCGACATGTCGGTCGTCCAGCTGGAGCCACAACAACAAAACGGGATCTCTTACCTGTCAGGGGGCATTGGCCTGGATGAGTCGCGGGCGATTCAACAAGCCAAGGGTTACAACCTGCATCTGACGTTCTCCACGGGGCCGGCGAATGAGTATGTGCCGGATGTGGATGTGATGATCCAGAACATGCAGGGCCACTCGGTGCTGGCGCTGAATCAGGTCGGGCCTATCGTTTATGTCAATCTGCCGGCTGGCAGGTACAACGTGACGGCGACCCGCAACGGGCAGCCGGAGCAAAGCTCGGTGACGCTGGTGGGTGGCACTATCCGGGACGTGAATGCGCACTGGAAGGATGCCAAATGA
- a CDS encoding acyltransferase, whose product MGTYRLILALLVLVSHMGLTVLGLNPGVVAVISFFMLSGYVMTALIKRYYLAPRSIPDFYLDRLMRLQPQYLFYLTLSVIYFFAADVHDFFVHAITWQSLILNALIVPNSFYMTPLMADGVIIPPAWSLGLEACFYLVIPFLLIYRLRWLAFGSSLVVFLFAYSTTINTDWFGYRLLPGTLFMFLLGSFLYEKGRRERLAIVATCGLCCALLVATLVFGVNRVPFNAEVLLGVVVGVPMIFLLAQRSSGRLDQLLGNISYGVFLNHFLLIWVWRTFGMTTPTHLDMLTLMAASMALGWVSYRLVEKPAIALRSRLRKRMQASASASAARPTAFDQAPRPD is encoded by the coding sequence ATGGGAACGTACCGCTTGATCCTGGCCTTGCTGGTGCTGGTGTCACACATGGGGCTGACAGTCCTGGGGTTGAACCCCGGGGTGGTCGCGGTGATTTCGTTCTTCATGCTTTCGGGCTATGTGATGACCGCGCTGATCAAGCGCTACTACCTGGCCCCCAGGTCGATTCCCGACTTTTACCTGGATCGGTTGATGCGGTTGCAGCCGCAGTATCTTTTCTATCTGACGCTGAGCGTCATCTATTTTTTTGCAGCCGACGTGCATGACTTTTTTGTGCACGCGATCACCTGGCAAAGCCTGATCCTGAACGCGCTGATCGTGCCAAACAGTTTTTACATGACGCCGCTGATGGCCGATGGCGTGATTATCCCGCCCGCCTGGTCGTTGGGGCTCGAAGCCTGTTTCTATCTGGTGATTCCGTTTCTGTTGATTTATCGCCTGCGCTGGCTGGCATTCGGCAGTTCGCTGGTGGTGTTTCTGTTCGCCTATTCGACGACGATCAATACCGATTGGTTTGGCTACCGGTTGCTGCCGGGCACGTTGTTCATGTTTCTGCTGGGCAGTTTTCTGTATGAGAAGGGCCGACGCGAGAGGCTGGCAATCGTGGCCACTTGCGGGTTGTGCTGCGCGTTGCTGGTGGCGACCCTGGTGTTCGGCGTCAACAGGGTGCCCTTCAATGCCGAGGTGCTACTGGGGGTGGTCGTCGGGGTGCCAATGATTTTCCTGTTGGCGCAAAGGTCATCGGGGCGGCTGGACCAGTTGCTGGGCAACATCAGCTACGGCGTTTTTCTCAATCACTTCCTGCTGATCTGGGTCTGGCGGACCTTTGGGATGACGACCCCCACGCACCTGGACATGCTTACCCTGATGGCGGCGTCGATGGCGCTGGGGTGGGTCAGTTATCGGCTGGTCGAGAAGCCGGCGATTGCGTTGCGCAGTCGGTTGCGCAAGCGGATGCAGGCCAGCGCGTCCGCTTCGGCTGCGCGGCCTACGGCTTTCGATCAGGCGCCAAGGCCCGACTGA
- a CDS encoding YceK/YidQ family lipoprotein has product MKRTLRLGVVLGLMASVAGCGTMLGRLGAESQADYYKGVDGGLMLLGVNKTGGEGSPAGILCYVSLVCPLVTVVSLPVDAALDTVFLPIDYVNTL; this is encoded by the coding sequence TTGAAACGGACTTTACGCCTTGGGGTTGTCCTGGGGTTGATGGCGAGCGTGGCGGGTTGCGGGACCATGCTGGGGCGATTGGGCGCAGAGTCGCAAGCCGATTACTACAAAGGCGTCGATGGCGGGCTGATGCTGCTGGGGGTCAACAAAACGGGTGGCGAAGGCTCGCCTGCGGGCATTTTGTGTTACGTCTCGCTGGTCTGTCCGTTGGTGACCGTGGTGTCACTGCCCGTTGATGCGGCGCTGGACACGGTGTTTCTGCCAATCGACTACGTCAATACGCTGTGA